The Leptospirales bacterium genome has a window encoding:
- a CDS encoding flagellar filament outer layer protein FlaA, producing the protein MRWTKSAALMSVVLTLPLLAQSSEAPEELAIIDRQLVIADFESEDEGWKMQVRRADDGRGLATLGALTPPPVAESVRTLYVSFQGGASAGFRLSPAAPIDIHGHVIGISLWAYGAGRLDELSLLLRDRRGASELCPLGRLDFRGWRQLHCRPPATMEQRPQALSSAQSSGLEILAIVVRLPPGSGSQLTEFSLDRMTAQVRDPHRGPPPDWNL; encoded by the coding sequence ATGCGTTGGACAAAGTCTGCCGCCCTGATGTCCGTCGTTTTGACCCTGCCGCTTCTGGCACAATCCTCCGAAGCCCCGGAGGAACTTGCCATCATCGATCGCCAGCTCGTCATCGCCGACTTTGAATCAGAGGACGAGGGCTGGAAAATGCAGGTGCGACGCGCCGATGACGGTCGCGGACTTGCCACTCTCGGCGCACTCACGCCGCCGCCGGTGGCCGAAAGCGTCCGGACACTCTACGTTAGCTTTCAGGGCGGGGCTTCCGCCGGGTTTCGTCTGAGTCCGGCGGCGCCGATTGACATACACGGTCATGTCATAGGCATTTCGCTCTGGGCCTACGGCGCCGGTCGCCTGGACGAATTGTCGCTGCTGCTGAGAGACCGGCGCGGCGCGAGCGAACTGTGTCCGCTGGGCCGCCTGGATTTCCGCGGATGGCGCCAGCTGCACTGCCGGCCGCCGGCGACAATGGAACAGCGTCCGCAAGCGCTTTCATCGGCGCAAAGCAGCGGTCTGGAAATTCTGGCTATTGTGGTGCGCTTGCCGCCCGGATCGGGCTCGCAGCTAACGGAGTTCTCGCTGGACCGAATGACAGCGCAGGTGCGCGATCCACATCGCGGACCGCCGCCCGACTGGAATCTGTAG
- a CDS encoding STAS domain-containing protein: MLTLAGKIQMGDTERLEKALDELVGGEERSFVIDLSGVAYICSSALGVLIAVKRRIARMNGEVRLIIRPGEVLDLFRLTMVDRVFPIHRSVEEAAQASTH, encoded by the coding sequence GTGCTCACGCTGGCCGGCAAGATCCAGATGGGCGATACCGAGCGTCTGGAGAAAGCCCTCGACGAATTGGTCGGCGGCGAAGAGCGCAGCTTTGTAATTGATCTGTCCGGCGTCGCCTATATCTGCAGTTCGGCGCTGGGCGTGCTGATCGCGGTCAAGCGCAGGATCGCCAGAATGAACGGCGAGGTGCGCTTGATCATTCGTCCTGGAGAGGTGCTTGATCTTTTTCGCCTGACCATGGTCGATCGAGTGTTCCCCATCCATCGCAGCGTCGAGGAAGCCGCTCAGGCTTCTACACATTGA
- the rdgB gene encoding RdgB/HAM1 family non-canonical purine NTP pyrophosphatase, with product MFRHLREELSKSGVLLASANSGKLREFNRILGSAGLQIHTPEERGLRLVVDEAAPNFAGNAILKAEAFAAASGLPTLADDSGLAVEALGGAPGVRSARYGGPGLDDAGRRRLLLSELQTVPEGRRQAHFVCALALAIPGRAPIVFEASTEGKILTEERGEGGFGYDSIFQDPESGRSYAELSPEEKDQRSHRGKALLALARALDRELHSAGGFPAID from the coding sequence TTGTTTCGCCATCTGCGAGAAGAATTGAGCAAGTCGGGCGTGCTTCTGGCCAGCGCCAACAGCGGCAAACTGCGCGAATTCAACCGCATCCTGGGATCTGCAGGTTTGCAGATCCATACGCCAGAAGAGCGCGGCTTGCGACTGGTCGTTGACGAAGCGGCGCCAAATTTTGCCGGCAATGCCATTCTCAAAGCCGAGGCCTTTGCTGCGGCTTCCGGCCTTCCAACGCTGGCCGATGATAGCGGGCTTGCGGTGGAAGCGCTTGGCGGGGCGCCCGGCGTACGCAGCGCACGCTATGGCGGTCCGGGCCTGGATGATGCAGGACGTCGCCGGCTGCTGCTCAGCGAATTGCAGACGGTGCCGGAAGGGCGAAGGCAGGCGCACTTTGTCTGCGCTCTGGCCCTGGCCATTCCCGGTCGCGCTCCCATTGTCTTCGAAGCCAGCACCGAAGGTAAAATTCTTACCGAGGAGCGCGGCGAGGGCGGCTTTGGCTACGATTCAATCTTTCAGGATCCGGAAAGCGGACGAAGCTACGCCGAACTCAGTCCAGAAGAAAAGGATCAGCGCAGTCACCGCGGCAAGGCCCTGCTGGCCCTGGCGCGCGCCCTCGATCGCGAGCTGCATAGCGCCGGCGGATTTCCAGCAATAGATTGA
- a CDS encoding AarF/ABC1/UbiB kinase family protein — MGQVWRGAVRLGETAGALAGTGLEWLLGDRPPAPALLRKTFERLGATYIKLGQFIASSPSLFPPEYVNEFQKCLDQTAPIPFRVVERTIQAELGRPLADCFASIEQEPLASASIAQVHAARLHNGLDVVLKVQKPGVSDVLSADLNFLYIAAAILERLAPAFARTSLSGIIQDVQETMLQECDFLLEARNIELFRDFLEQAAIDSAAAPRVYHEFTTSRLLTMERFFGSALTDLESLRRVSPNPEATLISALNTWFASLTMCQFFHADVHAGNLLALEDGRVGFIDFGIVGHIRRETWLAMNDLMQAMSAEDYRAMAAALSAIGAADEKVDVDRFGADLKEMFSGLNRMAEAALASGMRMAPDEGELNRTLIQMVEIGERHGIRFPREFALLFKQILYFDRYIRLLAPEMDLFADPRLERLPQSPG; from the coding sequence TGCGCCTGGGCGAAACCGCCGGCGCTCTGGCCGGAACCGGATTGGAATGGCTGCTGGGCGATCGACCGCCGGCGCCTGCATTGTTGCGCAAGACCTTTGAACGTCTGGGCGCTACCTATATCAAGCTTGGCCAGTTCATTGCTTCGAGTCCATCGCTCTTCCCGCCCGAATACGTGAACGAGTTTCAGAAGTGCCTGGATCAGACCGCACCCATTCCCTTTCGAGTCGTGGAGCGCACGATTCAAGCAGAGCTGGGCCGTCCGCTGGCCGATTGCTTTGCCAGCATTGAACAAGAGCCGCTGGCCTCGGCCTCCATCGCTCAGGTCCACGCAGCGCGTCTGCACAATGGACTGGATGTGGTCCTCAAGGTGCAAAAGCCTGGAGTCTCCGACGTACTCAGCGCCGATTTGAACTTTCTCTATATCGCAGCTGCAATTCTGGAGCGGCTGGCGCCTGCTTTTGCACGGACCTCGCTTTCCGGCATCATTCAAGATGTTCAGGAAACCATGCTTCAAGAGTGCGATTTCCTGCTGGAGGCGCGCAACATTGAACTCTTTCGAGATTTTCTGGAACAGGCTGCTATTGATAGCGCCGCAGCGCCGCGCGTTTACCACGAATTCACAACCAGTCGCCTGCTGACCATGGAACGCTTTTTTGGTTCAGCATTGACCGATCTTGAGTCGCTGCGGCGCGTTTCGCCCAATCCAGAGGCCACGCTGATTTCTGCGCTCAATACGTGGTTTGCCAGCCTGACCATGTGCCAGTTCTTCCACGCCGACGTTCACGCCGGCAATCTTCTGGCGCTGGAGGATGGTCGCGTTGGGTTCATCGACTTTGGCATTGTCGGTCATATACGCCGCGAAACCTGGCTGGCCATGAATGATCTGATGCAGGCCATGAGCGCCGAGGACTACCGCGCAATGGCTGCGGCCCTGAGCGCAATCGGCGCCGCCGATGAGAAAGTCGATGTCGATCGCTTTGGCGCCGATCTGAAAGAAATGTTTTCTGGCCTGAACCGCATGGCGGAGGCGGCGCTGGCCAGCGGCATGCGCATGGCGCCCGACGAAGGCGAATTGAACCGCACCTTGATTCAGATGGTGGAGATTGGCGAGCGACACGGCATTCGCTTTCCCCGTGAATTTGCGCTGCTATTCAAACAAATTCTGTACTTCGATCGCTACATTCGCCTGCTGGCGCCAGAGATGGATCTCTTTGCCGACCCGCGCCTGGAGCGACTTCCACAGAGTCCCGGCTAG